Proteins from a single region of Pseudodesulfovibrio portus:
- a CDS encoding iron ABC transporter substrate-binding protein, giving the protein MRVPNSFLACLLILFSAVPAVAGQRTVADSSGKAVAIPETVRNVICSGSGCLRLLTYLQAQDMIVAVDDIETRRKQFDARPYALANPQFKKMPIFGQFRGFDNPELILSLEPQPDVILKTYSSSMGYDPVELNEKTGIPVMVLNYGDLGKLRPDLYRSLRIMAEVVGKEDRAEAVIEFIEGQIKDLVARTADVPDDGCPSVFVGGVAFKGPHGYQSTEPAYPPFKFVKTNNLAYDVRLSGKELRHSDVAKEMIVQWNPDYLFLDLSTLQLGNEAGGLFELKTDPSYQTLTAVQGGKVYGLLPYNWYTQNYGSILANAFYVGKLLYPDRFADVDPAAKADEIFTFLVGKPVFKDMDAMFQGLAYKPIPLN; this is encoded by the coding sequence GTGCGCGTCCCGAACAGCTTTCTCGCCTGTCTGTTGATTCTGTTTTCGGCTGTCCCGGCTGTTGCCGGACAGCGAACCGTTGCCGACTCCTCCGGCAAGGCGGTGGCCATCCCCGAGACGGTTCGCAACGTCATCTGTTCCGGGTCCGGGTGTCTGCGGCTGCTGACGTATCTTCAGGCCCAGGACATGATCGTGGCCGTGGACGACATTGAGACCCGGCGCAAGCAGTTCGACGCCCGTCCCTACGCCCTGGCCAATCCCCAGTTCAAGAAAATGCCCATCTTCGGCCAGTTCCGCGGCTTCGACAACCCGGAACTGATCCTGAGCCTGGAGCCGCAGCCGGACGTCATCCTCAAGACCTATTCTTCCTCCATGGGCTATGACCCGGTGGAACTGAACGAGAAGACCGGCATCCCGGTCATGGTCCTGAACTACGGCGACCTCGGCAAGCTCAGGCCCGACCTGTACAGGTCCCTGCGCATCATGGCCGAGGTGGTGGGCAAAGAGGACCGCGCCGAGGCGGTGATCGAGTTCATAGAGGGCCAGATCAAAGACCTCGTGGCTCGGACGGCCGACGTGCCCGACGACGGTTGCCCGTCGGTCTTCGTGGGCGGCGTGGCCTTCAAGGGACCGCACGGGTACCAGTCCACGGAGCCCGCCTACCCCCCGTTCAAGTTCGTCAAGACCAACAACCTGGCCTATGACGTGCGACTCTCCGGCAAGGAGCTGCGTCACTCGGACGTGGCCAAGGAGATGATCGTCCAGTGGAACCCCGATTACCTGTTCCTCGACCTGTCCACGCTCCAATTGGGCAACGAGGCCGGAGGGTTGTTCGAGCTGAAGACCGACCCGTCATACCAGACGCTGACGGCGGTGCAGGGGGGCAAGGTCTACGGCCTGCTCCCCTACAACTGGTACACCCAGAACTACGGGTCCATCCTGGCCAACGCCTTCTACGTCGGCAAGCTGCTCTATCCCGATCGGTTCGCTGACGTGGACCCGGCGGCCAAGGCGGACGAGATATTCACCTTCCTGGTGGGCAAGCCGGTCTTCAAGGACATGGACGCCATGTTCCAGGGGCTCGCCTACAAACCCATTCCCCTGAACTGA
- a CDS encoding formate dehydrogenase accessory sulfurtransferase FdhD has translation MPTSHLRIVAAPQGAQEDDRPDAGTSQLAFPATLQRYEGGRLAYHKDSIAVEAPLRLQVEGVLDTTLSRTPGDDMNLVAGHLFSLNMIRGSEDLSNVTFNYRGRTRVSVVLKTTGAMRRLFPSPRPVRVRAERLFDFKETFERRQNLFKSTGSTHAAALFSASGEMIAFGEDVGRHNAFDKAIGRSLLEGTLDEVAIAMLSSRLALELAVKAQAANIPILCGFSAATSSGIDYAERNNLTLVGRLRNGSFYLYSNGWRILS, from the coding sequence ATGCCGACCTCGCACCTCAGGATAGTCGCCGCGCCCCAGGGGGCGCAGGAGGACGACCGGCCGGACGCCGGGACGTCGCAACTGGCCTTCCCGGCCACGCTGCAGCGGTACGAGGGCGGCAGGCTCGCCTATCACAAGGATTCGATCGCGGTGGAGGCCCCCCTCCGGCTCCAGGTGGAAGGGGTGCTCGACACCACGCTCTCCAGAACTCCCGGCGACGACATGAACCTCGTCGCCGGGCATCTGTTCTCCCTGAATATGATTCGCGGGAGCGAGGACCTGTCCAACGTGACCTTCAACTACCGGGGGCGGACACGGGTTTCCGTCGTCCTCAAGACCACCGGCGCAATGCGGCGGCTCTTCCCGTCGCCCCGTCCGGTACGGGTCAGGGCCGAGCGGCTGTTCGACTTCAAGGAGACGTTCGAGCGGCGTCAGAACCTGTTCAAGTCCACCGGATCGACCCACGCGGCGGCCCTGTTTTCCGCTTCCGGCGAAATGATCGCCTTCGGCGAGGACGTGGGCAGGCACAACGCCTTTGACAAGGCCATAGGCCGCTCCCTGCTCGAGGGGACCCTGGACGAGGTGGCCATCGCCATGCTCTCCTCCCGGCTGGCCCTCGAGCTGGCGGTCAAGGCCCAGGCCGCCAACATCCCCATCCTCTGCGGCTTCTCCGCCGCCACCAGCTCCGGCATCGACTATGCCGAGCGCAACAACCTGACCCTGGTGGGCCGCCTCCGCAACGGCTCCTTCTACCTCTATTCCAACGGCTGGCGCATCCTGTCCTGA